The DNA segment CGGACTGGGCGACCACACCGACTTCGTCCTCATCGGGATCGGCATGGCGGTGATCGGGATCGCGCTGGGCCAGTCCCTCGGCCTCGCCCTGCTGTTCACGCAGAACAACGTCGAACTCGACGACCTCGGCATCGCCACCACCTCGCTGCGCTTCAGCCAGCAATTGGGCACCGCCTTCGGCTTCACGCTGTTCAGCACGGTCGTCACGCGTTTCCTCGCCGGGCACCTCACCGGCAGCGCGGGCGCCGCCAACGTCAACGGCGAGCTGGACACCGCGGTCCTCGCCAAGCTGGCCCCCGAGCAGCACACCTCCGCGGTCCACACCTTCGTCCAGGCCACCAACCTGGTGTTCTTCATCTCCGCCTTCCTGGTTCTCGTACCGTCCGTACTGTCCCTGTTCATCAAGGAGAAGTCCCAGCGGCAGCCGGCCGGTCCGGCCGCCTGAGCACGGCCCGGCGCCCGGACCCCCGCGAAGGCGCCGCCCACCGCGGCGGGTCCGGGCGCGGGCCGGTCAGTGCCCGGCTATGTCCTCGAGGTCGCGTGCGACGTCGGCGGGTGAGGGCAGTTCGAGCACCCGGTCACGCAGCGCGAGGGCGGTCTCCCGGTACCCGGGCTTGGCCAGCAGGGCGGTCAGCGCCTCGCGGATGACGGCCGGGTCGTTCTGGCTCGCCGCGTCCCCGAGCCGCACCGCGACGCCGGCCTCCTCCATCCGCCGGCACCGCACATGCTGGTCCATGATCTGGGGCAGCAGCAGATGCGGCCGCCCGCCCAGCACCGCCGTGAGTGTCGTACCGCCCCCGCCGTGGTGCACCACCGCGTCCGAGATCTCCAGCGCCTCCCGAAGGGGCAGCGGTTCGACCAGCCGCACATTCTCCGGCACCGGCCCGAGCGCCGGGTGCTGTTCGCGTTCCAGCGTCACCAGGGCCTCGACCCCGTCCAGGCCGTCGAAGGCGTCGACCACGTGGCGGATCAGGGTCATGCCGTTGAGCGACAGGATGGAACGGCCGAAGGAGACGCACACCCGGCGCCGGTCGCGGTCCGCCCGCCACACCCAGGAGGGCACCGTTCCCCCGCCGTTGAAGGCCACGGGACGGATCGGCCGCCCTGCCGGCTGGTCCGGCAGCGCCAGTTCCGCCGGGAACGGGTCCAGCAGTACGGCGGGATCGGGCAGCCCCGCCAGGCCGTGCCGGACCGCGCGCCCGTGCAGCAGCTTGCGGGCCAGCTCAAGGCCCGCGGCGGAGATGGGCTCCGGTCCCCACCGGTGGTGCACGGTGGGCACGCCGAGGACGCCCCCGATGATCAGGCCCGCGTACTCCAGCGGATCGGTGACGATCAGATCCGGCTTCCAGCGCCGCGCGAAGTCCAGGTAGGGGTCCAGCAGGTACTTCGCGTGGAACACCCAGGCGAGCGCGGCGGCCGTCCAGCCGCCGGGCGGCAGCTGAGCCAGCCCGATGTCGATCGGGCGCCGGCCCTCGGGCAGCCCCAGGAACAGTTCGTCGACGTCGAAGAGCACCCCTTCGCTGACGGTGGGCAATCCGGCGGACCGTGCCATGCCCACCACGTCCGGCTGTCCGAGGAACATGACGTCGTGTCCGGCGGAGCGCAGCGCCCACATCAGGGGCACGGCGGGCATGAAGTGGGTGGCTGACGGGCTCGAGATGGCGAGGACGCGCAACGGAACTCCCGGGTGTCGGCGACAAATTGCCTGCGGACGGCGCCGCAGACCCTCGCACTTCGGTGTCGCGCCCGGCTCGAGCCTGGCTGGGCCGACCGGCACGCCCCGGCCTCCCCGGCTGCCCTCGGCCCCCGTTGCCTCCAGGGCCTCCCCCCTGTTGTCCTCGGCCTCCCCGGCGACCTCGATTCCTCCTCGAACGCCGCGTGCCAGCATCCGCGCATGGCTGACACGAACGCGGAACTCACCCGCGAACGCCTCCTCGGGATGATGACCGGATTCAAGGCGACCTATCTGCTGCGGACCGCCCTCGAGCTGGGGATCTTCGACTGCTTCGCACACGGCCCCGCCGACGCGGGCCGGGTCGCCCACGCCGTCTCCGCCGACCCGCGTGCCGTC comes from the Streptomyces sp. SUK 48 genome and includes:
- a CDS encoding nucleotide disphospho-sugar-binding domain-containing protein, giving the protein MPAVPLMWALRSAGHDVMFLGQPDVVGMARSAGLPTVSEGVLFDVDELFLGLPEGRRPIDIGLAQLPPGGWTAAALAWVFHAKYLLDPYLDFARRWKPDLIVTDPLEYAGLIIGGVLGVPTVHHRWGPEPISAAGLELARKLLHGRAVRHGLAGLPDPAVLLDPFPAELALPDQPAGRPIRPVAFNGGGTVPSWVWRADRDRRRVCVSFGRSILSLNGMTLIRHVVDAFDGLDGVEALVTLEREQHPALGPVPENVRLVEPLPLREALEISDAVVHHGGGGTTLTAVLGGRPHLLLPQIMDQHVRCRRMEEAGVAVRLGDAASQNDPAVIREALTALLAKPGYRETALALRDRVLELPSPADVARDLEDIAGH